A single Neoarius graeffei isolate fNeoGra1 chromosome 23, fNeoGra1.pri, whole genome shotgun sequence DNA region contains:
- the dnajb6a gene encoding dnaJ homolog subfamily B member 6a isoform X2: MVEYYQILGVSKDASQDDIKKAYRKLALKWHPDKNPDNKDEAERKFKEISEAYEVLSDTSKRRVYDQYGKEGLSGGGGGGRYHNGDPFAGFTFRNPEDVFRDFFGGRDPFADFFGDDPFGDDFFGGGRRQQQQRGMSRSRTGGSFFSSGFGGMGGFGSFPSFGPAFSSFDTGFSSFGHMGQMGGGGFTSFSTSSFGGGGSGMGNFRSVSTSTKYVNGRKITTKRIVENGQERVEVEEDGQLKSLTINGKEQLLRLEHK; the protein is encoded by the exons ATGGTGGAGTATTACCAGATATTAGGAGTGTCGAAAGATGCGAGTCAGGATGACATTAAGAAAGC GTACAGAAAACTTGCCTTAAAGTGGCACCCGGATAAAAACCCTGACAACAAGGATGAGGCAGAGAGGAAGTTTAAGGAAATCTCTGAGGCGTATGAAGTCCTTTCAGACA CTAGCAAGCGCAGGGTTTATGATCAGTACGGTAAAGAAGGCCTGTCGGGAGGCGGAGGAG GAGGACGCTATCATAACGGCGATCCCTTCGCAGGTTTTACGTTCCGCAACCCAGAAGACGTCTTCAGGGATTTCTTCGGGGGTCGCGACCCTTTTGCTGATTTCTTTG GAGAtgatccatttggagatgatttcTTCGGTGGCGGTCgacggcagcagcagcagcgcggTATGAGCAGGAGCCGAACAGGCGGCTCGTTCTTCTCTAGCGGGTTTGGAGGAATGGGGGGTTTCGGCAGCTTTCCGTCTTTCGGCCCAGCATTCTCTTCATTTGACACAG GTTTCAGCTCTTTTGGTCACATGGGGCAGATGGGTGGAGGCGGGTTCACGTCCTTCTCCACCAGCTCATTTGGAGGTGGGGGCAGCGGGATGGGGAACTTCCGCTCCGTGTCCACGTCCACCAAATATGTTAACGGCAGAAAAATCACCACCAAGAG AATCGTTGAGAACGGACAGGAACGGGTGGAAGTCGAGGAAGATGGACAGTTAAAGTCGCTAACTATAAATGGTAAGGAACAGCTGCTGCGACTGGAACACAAGTAA